In Bradyrhizobium lablabi, one DNA window encodes the following:
- a CDS encoding flagellar hook-basal body complex protein yields MGIFDALNTSVGGLQAQSFALQNISGNIANASTTGYKGIGTTFEDLIPDATSPSRQVAGGVTAFAQPTITSQGTVSTTTVATNMAINGDGFFSVQKSTGTVDNVPVFSGVTDYTRRGDFQTNANGNLVNGAGYYLMGVAVDPKTGNPLGNIPQVLQFQNNFIPAQNTTSISYAANLPSTPTTVASPNAASGTITALGGLNPLDFIQNPTLTAASGFTDATTTGAVKTAAGGSNIDSNTTLNGVGGGDTLTSGFTAGPPADTITVDGQTLTFVASGASGPNQINVTDNISTLLAKIDALSGAATPSSVSGGAITLHTGTKNDLSVTSSNAGAMAALGFAALPVTKARTVVNSPATGVVIANDQQTFLNESISGGAVTAFDQTGTAVNLQLRWAKTDSATLGGTHTNTWNLFYQTNPSASGTQTAWVNAGTNYTFSAAGALTSPATPAITIPNVTVGNQSLGNLSFSTGTGGLTQFASTGGTATINAVTQNGFAAGQLQSVAINNNGIVVGTFSNGQNLDLASVTLSHFNGTNYLKALDGGAYAVTVQSGPAIIGASGNISGSSLEGSNTDIASEFTKLIVTQQAYSANTKVITTANTMVQDLLNVLR; encoded by the coding sequence ATGGGTATCTTCGATGCGCTCAATACTTCGGTGGGTGGCCTTCAGGCGCAGTCCTTTGCGCTACAGAACATCTCCGGAAATATCGCGAATGCCTCGACCACGGGCTACAAGGGTATCGGTACCACCTTCGAAGATCTCATTCCGGACGCGACGTCGCCGAGCAGGCAGGTGGCGGGCGGGGTGACCGCCTTTGCGCAACCAACCATCACCAGCCAGGGCACCGTCTCGACGACGACCGTTGCCACTAATATGGCGATCAACGGCGACGGTTTCTTTTCGGTGCAAAAATCCACTGGAACCGTCGACAACGTGCCGGTCTTTAGTGGTGTCACGGACTATACCCGCCGCGGCGATTTTCAGACCAACGCCAACGGCAATCTCGTCAACGGCGCCGGATATTACCTGATGGGTGTTGCGGTCGATCCGAAGACCGGCAATCCGCTTGGCAACATTCCGCAGGTGCTTCAGTTCCAGAACAATTTCATCCCGGCCCAGAACACCACCTCGATCAGCTATGCCGCCAACCTGCCGTCTACCCCGACGACCGTGGCCAGCCCCAATGCGGCGAGCGGCACGATCACTGCCTTGGGCGGCCTCAATCCGCTCGATTTCATCCAAAATCCGACGCTCACGGCGGCCTCGGGCTTTACCGACGCCACGACCACCGGAGCCGTCAAGACCGCCGCGGGAGGCAGCAACATCGACTCCAACACAACCTTGAACGGCGTCGGCGGCGGCGATACGTTGACATCGGGATTTACGGCTGGGCCTCCCGCCGACACGATCACGGTGGACGGTCAGACCCTTACATTCGTCGCCAGCGGCGCGAGCGGCCCCAACCAGATCAATGTAACCGACAATATCAGCACGTTACTGGCAAAAATCGACGCCTTGAGCGGAGCCGCTACGCCATCATCGGTCAGCGGCGGCGCCATCACGCTTCACACCGGTACAAAGAACGATCTTTCGGTTACCAGCAGCAATGCGGGCGCCATGGCCGCGCTCGGCTTTGCGGCGTTGCCCGTCACGAAGGCACGTACCGTCGTCAACAGTCCAGCAACGGGCGTAGTGATCGCCAACGACCAACAGACCTTTTTGAACGAGTCGATCAGCGGCGGCGCGGTCACGGCCTTCGATCAGACTGGAACCGCGGTCAACCTGCAATTGCGCTGGGCCAAGACCGACAGCGCGACGCTTGGCGGTACCCACACCAACACCTGGAACCTGTTCTACCAGACCAATCCGAGCGCGAGCGGCACCCAGACCGCCTGGGTCAATGCCGGAACCAATTACACCTTCAGCGCGGCGGGGGCGCTGACCAGTCCGGCCACTCCCGCCATCACCATCCCCAACGTCACCGTCGGCAACCAGTCGCTCGGCAACCTGTCGTTCAGCACGGGTACCGGCGGCCTGACGCAATTTGCCTCTACCGGCGGCACCGCCACCATCAATGCCGTGACCCAGAACGGCTTTGCCGCCGGCCAGCTGCAATCGGTCGCCATCAACAACAACGGCATCGTCGTCGGCACCTTCTCCAACGGACAAAATCTCGATCTCGCCTCGGTCACACTGTCGCACTTCAACGGCACCAATTACCTGAAGGCGCTGGACGGCGGCGCCTACGCCGTCACCGTGCAGTCGGGACCGGCCATTATCGGTGCCTCGGGCAATATCAGCGGGTCGTCGCTGGAAGGTTCGAACACCGACATCGCGTCGGAGTTCACCAAGCTGATCGTGACCCAGCAGGCCTATTCCGCGAATACCAAGGTGATCACCACGGCCAACACCATGGTGCAGGATCTCCTGAACGTGCTGCGTTGA
- the flgK gene encoding flagellar hook-associated protein FlgK, with amino-acid sequence MSLGSALATAMSGLQANQAALSIVSSNIANAQTPGYVRESTNQVEVLSGDTGASVSVTGVNRQLNQFIQTQLRTETSGGAYADQIASVLTQLQSVYGTPGQAGSLETAYSNFTTAVQALSTTSGSASSQVTALTAAQNLAQQLNATTQGIQTLRSNAEQDIGISVGQANAAMTKIAQLNTKLQGLTPTDPTAATLMDQRDQAINQLSQLMDIRVSSTGNNQTSVYTSNGVELVGNQASTLSFNSQGTLNANSQWNANPAKSSAGTLTIKLANGATMDMIANNSISSGQIAADLTLRDKTLVQAQTQVDQMAASISSALSDKTTAGTAAPATLAPKAGFDLDLSNMQPGNKINFTYTDQATNTQHQVTIVRVDDPTALPLSNQGGNPNNPVIGVNFTGGMASVVSQLTSAFSGTNLQFSNPSGSTLRVVDNGTNTATVNSASVTATVTSLTSGNAQLPLFTDGSSLYTGAITGTAAQQLGLAGRITVNAALVADPSRLTIFNTSPLTNAGDTTRPDFLHTQLTSATFSYSPQTGLGTAATPFKGTLTSYMQQFLSLQSNASTSATQLQQGQDVVVNALQQKAKTDSGVNIDTEMANLISLQNNYAANAHLMSVVQNMMTSLMQVQL; translated from the coding sequence ATGAGTTTGGGTTCTGCTCTCGCCACTGCGATGTCTGGTTTGCAGGCCAACCAGGCCGCGCTTTCGATCGTGTCGTCGAATATCGCGAACGCGCAGACGCCTGGCTATGTCCGCGAAAGCACCAATCAGGTCGAGGTACTCAGCGGCGACACCGGCGCGAGCGTCAGCGTCACCGGCGTCAACCGTCAGCTCAATCAGTTCATACAGACGCAATTGCGTACAGAAACATCCGGCGGCGCCTATGCCGACCAGATCGCGAGTGTTTTGACCCAATTGCAATCGGTCTATGGGACCCCCGGACAGGCCGGGTCGCTCGAAACCGCTTACTCGAATTTCACCACCGCCGTGCAGGCGCTGTCGACGACCTCCGGCAGTGCGTCGTCACAGGTCACGGCCCTGACCGCGGCACAGAACCTGGCGCAGCAGCTCAACGCCACCACGCAGGGTATTCAAACACTGCGTAGCAACGCCGAGCAGGACATCGGCATTTCGGTGGGCCAGGCCAATGCGGCAATGACCAAGATCGCGCAACTCAACACCAAGCTTCAGGGATTAACCCCAACCGATCCTACCGCCGCGACGCTGATGGATCAGCGCGACCAGGCGATCAATCAGCTGTCGCAGCTGATGGACATCCGCGTCTCCAGCACCGGCAACAATCAGACCTCGGTCTACACGTCGAATGGCGTTGAACTCGTCGGGAACCAGGCCTCGACGCTCAGCTTCAACTCGCAGGGAACGCTGAACGCCAATTCGCAATGGAACGCCAATCCCGCGAAATCCTCTGCCGGCACGCTCACGATCAAGCTGGCGAACGGCGCCACCATGGATATGATCGCGAACAACTCGATCAGCTCCGGCCAGATCGCCGCCGATCTGACGCTGCGCGACAAGACACTGGTTCAGGCGCAGACCCAGGTCGATCAGATGGCGGCTTCGATATCGAGCGCGCTGTCGGACAAGACCACCGCCGGCACCGCCGCGCCCGCCACGCTTGCGCCAAAGGCCGGCTTCGATCTCGACCTGTCGAACATGCAGCCGGGCAACAAGATCAATTTCACCTACACCGACCAGGCCACCAACACCCAGCACCAGGTCACGATCGTCCGGGTCGACGATCCGACCGCGCTGCCCTTGTCCAATCAAGGCGGAAATCCCAACAATCCGGTGATCGGCGTCAATTTCACGGGCGGAATGGCCTCGGTCGTTTCGCAACTGACCAGCGCGTTCAGCGGCACCAATCTTCAATTCTCCAATCCCTCGGGGTCGACGTTGCGCGTCGTTGACAACGGCACCAATACGGCGACCGTGAATTCGGCTTCCGTCACGGCGACCGTGACGTCGCTGACCAGCGGCAACGCGCAACTGCCCTTGTTTACCGACGGAAGCTCGCTGTACACGGGCGCGATCACCGGGACGGCCGCGCAGCAACTGGGCCTCGCGGGACGCATCACAGTCAATGCGGCGCTGGTCGCCGATCCCTCGCGGCTGACGATCTTCAATACCTCGCCTTTGACCAATGCCGGCGACACCACGCGGCCCGACTTTCTCCATACCCAACTGACGTCGGCCACCTTCAGCTATTCACCGCAGACCGGACTGGGCACGGCGGCGACACCGTTCAAGGGAACGCTGACCAGCTACATGCAGCAGTTCCTGAGCCTGCAGAGCAATGCCTCGACGTCCGCAACCCAGCTCCAGCAGGGTCAGGATGTCGTCGTCAACGCGTTGCAGCAGAAAGCCAAAACCGACTCCGGCGTCAATATCGACACCGAGATGGCCAACCTGATTTCACTGCAGAATAACTATGCAGCCAATGCCCACCTGATGTCCGTGGTTCAGAACATGATGACCAGCCTGATGCAGGTCCAGTTGTAA
- a CDS encoding flagellar protein translates to MAINNVGFGTTILNQAVLNINNQLTTLQSQLTTGKKSTSYAGMGVNEGFAIAARSQMSDISAFTDTQSNINTNIGIANTQLQAMVSIGTTVLNSANSSMQTLNSTGQTIGQQTAAAQLSSMVGILNIQAGDRYLFSGSAINTQPTASVDDILNGTTSQAGLKQVISERNQADLGTAGLGRVVISSPTPTSVQVAEDVAGSPFGLKVNAISSQLTGSTVTGPAGSPAAISVDLGGTNPNNGDTVSFKFSLPDGTTESIQLTASSATPLPAKSFAIGTNSTLTAANLNAALKTAIGTLANTSLVAASAVQAGNDFFNTTGTATGSVANNKLTVPAPISGATLLSGLANTDSLSTNFAAGDTITVNGTPITFVASGATGNQLNVTDSVQTLLTKIDSITGTSTPSTIHGGVITLHTDNAASLSVTSSNAAAFAALGLPATVTAAVPPLRVGGTPLGSATTLVNGTANTVAWYTGEAGSGSARATATARVDQSVTIQYGMRANEQAIRSQLQSLAVYSAVTTSASNPNAALQIQALSQRTAQNLAKQPGQQTIEDIQADLATAQATMKDAAARQTQAQGMLQGIVDQAENVSPDQVASQILALQTDLQASFQTTAMLSTLTLTKFLPVA, encoded by the coding sequence ATGGCAATCAACAACGTCGGTTTTGGTACCACCATCCTCAATCAGGCGGTGCTGAATATCAACAATCAGCTGACGACGCTGCAGTCGCAGCTCACGACCGGGAAAAAGTCGACCTCCTATGCGGGGATGGGCGTCAACGAGGGATTCGCCATCGCGGCCCGGTCGCAGATGTCCGACATTTCCGCGTTCACCGACACCCAAAGCAACATCAACACCAATATCGGCATCGCCAACACCCAGCTGCAGGCGATGGTCAGTATCGGAACCACGGTTCTGAACAGCGCCAACAGCTCGATGCAGACCTTGAACAGCACAGGCCAGACCATCGGACAGCAAACCGCGGCCGCGCAGCTGTCATCGATGGTCGGAATTCTCAATATCCAGGCCGGCGACCGCTATCTGTTTTCGGGCAGTGCCATCAATACGCAGCCGACCGCTTCCGTCGACGACATTCTCAACGGCACCACCAGCCAGGCCGGATTGAAGCAGGTGATCTCGGAGCGCAACCAAGCCGATCTCGGTACCGCCGGTCTCGGGCGCGTCGTGATTTCTTCGCCGACGCCGACCTCGGTGCAGGTGGCGGAAGATGTCGCCGGCTCGCCATTCGGGTTGAAGGTGAATGCGATCTCGTCGCAGCTCACAGGCTCGACCGTCACCGGTCCCGCCGGCTCGCCGGCGGCCATTTCGGTTGACCTCGGCGGCACCAATCCCAACAACGGCGACACCGTGAGCTTCAAGTTCAGCCTGCCCGACGGCACGACTGAATCAATTCAACTCACGGCCTCGAGCGCAACCCCGCTGCCCGCCAAAAGTTTTGCCATCGGCACGAACTCGACGTTGACCGCCGCCAATCTGAACGCGGCGCTGAAGACGGCGATCGGCACGCTTGCCAATACATCGCTGGTGGCCGCATCGGCGGTTCAGGCCGGCAATGATTTTTTCAATACCACGGGAACCGCGACCGGAAGCGTGGCCAACAACAAGTTGACGGTTCCTGCGCCAATCAGCGGGGCGACGCTGTTGTCCGGTCTCGCCAACACCGACTCGCTTTCCACCAATTTCGCGGCCGGCGACACCATTACCGTCAATGGCACGCCGATCACCTTCGTCGCCTCCGGCGCTACCGGCAACCAGCTCAACGTTACCGACAGCGTGCAGACGCTTCTGACAAAGATTGACTCCATCACCGGCACTTCGACGCCGTCGACGATCCACGGCGGCGTGATCACCCTGCATACCGACAACGCCGCGAGCCTGTCGGTGACGAGCTCGAATGCGGCCGCGTTCGCAGCACTCGGCCTTCCCGCTACCGTTACCGCAGCGGTGCCGCCGCTGCGGGTCGGCGGCACGCCGCTCGGCAGTGCGACGACGCTGGTCAACGGCACCGCGAACACGGTTGCCTGGTACACCGGCGAAGCGGGTTCGGGGTCGGCGCGTGCGACCGCGACGGCGCGCGTCGATCAGTCGGTGACGATACAATACGGGATGCGCGCCAACGAACAGGCGATACGCTCGCAGCTCCAATCGCTCGCGGTCTACTCCGCGGTGACGACCTCGGCCAGCAATCCGAATGCGGCCTTGCAGATCCAGGCACTCAGCCAGCGCACCGCGCAAAACCTTGCGAAGCAGCCGGGGCAGCAGACCATCGAGGATATTCAGGCCGATCTTGCGACCGCGCAGGCGACCATGAAAGATGCCGCGGCCCGCCAGACGCAGGCCCAGGGAATGCTGCAGGGCATCGTCGACCAGGCCGAAAACGTCTCTCCCGATCAGGTGGCGAGCCAAATCCTGGCGCTGCAGACCGATCTGCAGGCCTCCTTTCAGACCACCGCGATGCTTTCCACGCTGACGCTCACAAAATTCCTTCCGGTCGCCTAA
- a CDS encoding ATP-grasp domain-containing protein — protein sequence MAKLAKLAFDGLDLRPMWHELIAKLVDGTAQAGEGLDLSLIAQLLGDKPAGLAIQQEVLASHQLFRSPCAAKQPRLRVLALAAATDMGSNTPIEFLLEESPIELLMLYVVPKVELPRLLPEHDVAIVIASDSADCRDALRKIDEAAARWPRPLLNPPRLICNLDRDKLHHLLCGIEGLDIPATIGVTREQLADVAQSKLALADIAAELEFPLIARPRGSHAGVGLAKLDDRPALSRYLDERPEQEFFVSRFVDYANEDGLFRKYRVVFVEGRPYACHMAIADRWDIWYLNAGMSDSAPKRLEEETFMRTFDIGFARRHRTALAGMAERVGLDYFTIDCAENKRGELLIFEADNTAVVHNMDSPELFPYKPPQMHAIFEAFAAMLSRRAKAGREHAA from the coding sequence ATGGCGAAGCTTGCGAAGCTGGCGTTTGATGGCCTGGACCTTCGCCCGATGTGGCACGAGTTGATTGCCAAGCTGGTCGATGGCACCGCTCAAGCGGGCGAGGGGCTCGATCTGTCGCTGATCGCGCAATTGCTCGGCGACAAGCCGGCAGGTCTTGCCATCCAGCAAGAGGTACTTGCGTCGCATCAGCTATTCCGTTCGCCGTGCGCGGCGAAACAGCCCCGCTTGCGCGTTCTTGCGCTTGCCGCGGCAACCGATATGGGCAGCAATACGCCGATCGAGTTTCTGCTCGAGGAATCCCCGATCGAGCTACTGATGCTGTACGTCGTCCCCAAAGTTGAATTGCCTCGGTTGCTCCCTGAACATGACGTCGCCATCGTGATCGCATCCGATTCGGCGGACTGCCGCGACGCGCTGCGCAAGATCGATGAGGCGGCGGCGCGCTGGCCGCGGCCGCTGTTGAATCCGCCGCGCCTTATTTGCAATCTTGATCGCGACAAGCTGCATCATCTGCTTTGCGGCATCGAGGGCCTCGATATCCCGGCGACGATCGGCGTGACACGGGAGCAATTGGCTGACGTGGCCCAGTCCAAACTCGCTTTGGCCGACATTGCGGCTGAGCTTGAGTTTCCCCTCATCGCCCGTCCGCGCGGTTCGCACGCCGGCGTTGGTCTCGCCAAGCTCGACGATCGCCCGGCGCTCTCGCGCTATCTCGACGAGCGACCGGAGCAGGAATTCTTCGTATCCCGCTTCGTCGATTACGCCAACGAGGACGGCCTGTTTCGCAAGTACCGCGTGGTGTTCGTCGAAGGCCGGCCTTACGCCTGCCACATGGCGATCGCCGATCGCTGGGACATCTGGTACCTCAATGCCGGAATGTCCGACAGCGCGCCCAAGCGTCTCGAAGAAGAAACCTTCATGCGCACCTTCGACATCGGCTTCGCCCGCCGCCATCGGACCGCGCTGGCCGGCATGGCGGAGCGGGTGGGTCTCGACTATTTCACGATCGACTGCGCGGAAAACAAGCGCGGAGAATTGCTGATATTCGAGGCGGACAACACCGCCGTCGTGCACAACATGGATTCGCCGGAGCTGTTTCCCTACAAGCCGCCGCAGATGCACGCGATCTTCGAGGCATTCGCCGCGATGCTGTCGCGCCGCGCCAAAGCCGGCCGGGAGCATGCCGCGTGA
- a CDS encoding pyridoxal phosphate-dependent decarboxylase family protein, with product MSARLRDTLPESRSGETLDPQDWDDIRAQGHRMLDDMFDYAADIRARPVWQPIPDDVRARFRSNLPHQPSDLGEVYREFADFILPYATGNVHPGFMGWVHGGGTAVGMLAEMLAAGLNANLGGRDHIPIEVERQIVEWTRQLFNFPDGASGIFVTGTSMANLMAVLVARTAALGRSVRQRGIHDEGARLIAYTSTAAHGCISKAMDIGGFGSNALRSIAIDRTHRIDVAALRERIAEDRNAGLKPFLVVGSAGTVDIGAIDDLAALSALCREEELWFHVDGAYGALGVLSPALAPRLAGLENADSIALDFHKWGQVPYDAGFLIVRDGERHRDTFAAPAAYLRRETRGLAANSPWPCDLGPDLSRGFRALKTWFTLKTYGTEKLGAVITRTCALAAYLEARILAEPRLELLAPVQLNIVCFRYRADDADRVNGDIVIDIQESGIAAPSTTILDGELAIRAAIVNHRTDTCDIDALIAAVLDFGAQRSPADDGVVPKIEGAPPLAM from the coding sequence GTGAGCGCGAGGCTGCGCGACACGCTGCCGGAGTCGCGATCGGGCGAGACGCTCGATCCGCAAGACTGGGACGACATCCGCGCCCAAGGTCATCGCATGCTCGATGACATGTTCGACTACGCCGCCGACATCCGCGCGCGCCCGGTCTGGCAACCGATACCGGATGACGTCCGCGCGCGTTTCCGCAGCAACCTTCCGCACCAGCCGTCCGATCTCGGCGAGGTCTATCGCGAATTCGCCGACTTCATCCTCCCGTATGCGACCGGCAATGTTCATCCGGGTTTCATGGGTTGGGTCCATGGCGGCGGCACCGCGGTCGGCATGCTGGCGGAGATGCTGGCGGCCGGGCTGAACGCCAATCTCGGCGGCCGCGATCACATTCCGATCGAGGTCGAACGTCAGATCGTCGAATGGACGCGCCAGCTGTTCAACTTCCCGGACGGCGCCAGCGGAATTTTCGTCACCGGCACGTCGATGGCGAATCTGATGGCGGTGCTGGTGGCGCGAACGGCCGCCCTCGGACGATCCGTCCGGCAGCGCGGCATCCATGACGAAGGCGCCCGGCTTATCGCCTATACCTCGACAGCGGCGCATGGCTGCATCTCGAAGGCCATGGATATCGGTGGTTTTGGCAGCAACGCGTTGCGCTCTATTGCGATCGATCGAACCCACCGCATCGACGTCGCCGCGTTGCGCGAGCGGATCGCCGAGGACCGCAACGCCGGCCTAAAACCTTTCCTGGTCGTCGGCTCGGCTGGAACGGTGGATATCGGTGCGATCGACGACCTTGCGGCGCTGAGCGCACTGTGCCGGGAAGAGGAGCTGTGGTTTCACGTCGACGGCGCCTATGGCGCGCTCGGGGTTCTATCGCCGGCGCTGGCGCCGCGGCTCGCCGGTCTGGAAAACGCCGATTCGATCGCGCTCGATTTCCACAAATGGGGGCAGGTGCCTTATGACGCCGGTTTCCTGATCGTTCGCGACGGCGAGCGCCATCGCGACACCTTTGCGGCGCCCGCGGCGTATCTGCGCCGCGAGACCAGAGGGCTCGCCGCCAACTCACCCTGGCCTTGCGACCTCGGCCCGGATCTGTCGCGCGGCTTCAGGGCGCTCAAGACGTGGTTCACCTTGAAGACCTACGGCACCGAGAAGTTAGGGGCTGTCATCACGCGCACCTGCGCGCTCGCGGCCTATCTGGAGGCGCGGATTCTGGCCGAGCCGCGGCTCGAGCTGCTGGCGCCGGTCCAGCTTAATATCGTCTGCTTCCGCTATCGCGCTGATGACGCCGACAGGGTGAACGGCGATATTGTCATCGACATTCAGGAATCCGGGATTGCCGCGCCGTCGACCACGATCCTCGACGGCGAGCTCGCGATCCGCGCCGCGATCGTCAATCACCGCACCGACACCTGCGATATCGACGCGCTGATCGCGGCCGTGCTGGATTTCGGCGCGCAGCGGTCGCCGGCTGACGACGGCGTGGTTCCGAAAATCGAGGGTGCCCCGCCGCTGGCGATGTAG
- the flbT gene encoding flagellar biosynthesis repressor FlbT, which produces MALKVELKPHERIIIGACVVTNTDQRARLLIDGDNIPILREKDILTPETADTPAKLVYLAVQLMYISPDPQVNHGTYFNLLRDIVTAVPSAWPIIEGINNHILNGDLYQALKEAKKLVAYERQLLDYGEAVQAEANAEAKRSAQS; this is translated from the coding sequence ATGGCGTTGAAAGTCGAGCTCAAGCCGCACGAGCGGATCATCATCGGCGCCTGCGTCGTCACCAATACCGATCAGCGCGCCCGGCTACTGATCGACGGCGACAACATTCCGATCCTGCGCGAGAAGGATATCCTGACGCCGGAGACCGCCGATACGCCGGCCAAGCTCGTCTATCTGGCGGTGCAGTTGATGTATATTTCGCCGGACCCGCAGGTCAATCACGGCACCTACTTCAACCTGTTGCGCGACATCGTCACCGCGGTACCGAGCGCCTGGCCCATCATCGAGGGCATCAACAACCATATCTTGAACGGCGACCTTTATCAGGCGCTGAAGGAAGCCAAAAAGCTCGTCGCCTACGAGCGGCAGCTCCTGGACTACGGTGAAGCTGTCCAGGCCGAGGCCAACGCCGAAGCAAAACGGTCGGCCCAAAGCTGA